The window GGACTGATGGTTATTTTGCCAATTTGGCTGCTATGATTGCTGGGAATTGGTTGAAATATTGGATGGAACTTGGAATTGTGTTGTCAGTTATTGGTTTATATGAGGCTCAATTGAGTAGTTGTGCTTACCAAATTCTTGGAATGGCTGAAATGGAGTTGTTGCCTCGAGTTTTCGGTGTAAGATCGGAATGGTTTAACACACCTTGGATTGGAATTTGTGTACCAACATTAGTAGCATTGGTTGTGTCATACTTGACATTTGCAGACATTGTATCATCTGTTAATTTCTTGTATAGTCTTGGGATGTTGCTCGAATTCGCGTCGTTTTTGTGGTTGAGAAGGAAAATGCCTAATGCTAAGAGACCATATCAAGTGCCATTGTCAATGCCAGGACTATTGGTTATGTGTTTTGTTCCTTCTTGTTTTCTGGTTTATGTTATGGTTGTTGCTCATAGGACTGTGTATATAGTCAGTGCATTTCTCACTGTTTTTGCCATTGCTTGGTACTTTTTCATGGAGTTTTGTAAAACCAGAATGTGGTTTGGTTTTGAAAGTGCTCAAGACAAGGTTGATGATGAGGATTTGTAATTTAAATTGGAAATAATTGTTGGTTTgaatttgtttattgtttttGATGTATGTAGGATTTAAGTTATACGTGTAGTGTTAGTATTGTATTCTATTATTGTTAGATTTTTTTTAGTATTACTTGTTATTCCTTTCGTTTCGTTTTCTTACTgtcttgttgttgttactgcttggTGCTACTGCTTTTCTTTGCGTCTTTCGTGAGCCAAAtatctatcggaaacaacctctctacctagAGGCGTATCCAGGATTTAAACCCTATGCGTTCAACTTTTACGGTTTTTAGCAtggaacccattatatttttaaagttatgagttcatatctactatttttgcaattttaataaatttttatatacaAATTTTTATTCCACGTCGAAAGTTaggggttcagttgaacccgtccCCAGAACACTGCATCCGCCTCTGTCTCTACcttcaaggtaggggtaaggtctacgtatacgctaccctccccagaccccacttttttttttttttttttttttttttttttttgtgcacTAATAGTTTAACCAACTATAGTTATTATCCTGTTTTTCGagttaccatagcaaatttcttaTGAAGACTTACCTATTATTGTAGATCAAGTTAAGTGTTGTTGCGCAACATATttattggaccgatatgggcaaagatacgAAAGAATTcgttcgtaaatgtgacaaatgtcaaaggtttgcttcaatgatccatcagcccggagagcaacttcactcagtcctatccccatggccgttcatgaaatggggaatggacatcgccGGCCCTCTGCCAttgaccccaggtaaagccaaattcattttatttatgactgactatttttttaaatgggttgaagcgcaggcgttcgagaaaataagagagaaagaagttatagacttcatttgggatcatatcatatgccggttcgggatacccgccgaaatagtatgtgacaatgggaagcaatttattggcagcaaagtaacaaaattcttcgaagattacaaaataagaaggatactatcaacaaaataccaccccagtgggaacggacatgccGAATCAATGAACAGAACTATTCTCCAAATCCTGAAGAAGAGGTcgaacgacgctaaaggaaaatggagagaaatcctgcccgaagtcctttgggcataccgaacaacatcaaaatccagtacgggggcgaccccattctccttagtatatggttccgaagcattgataccagtcgaaatcggtgaacctagtcccagatttcgattcatgacggaagaatcaaataacaaggctatgaataccagccttgaattatcagacgaaggacgagaagctgctctcgtctaattggccgcccaaaagcaacgaatcgaaagatattataatcgaagaatcAAGCTCCGGCATTTTAAgaccggggacttagtgttaagaaaagtcaccGTCAATACTcgaaatccgaacgaaggaaaactaggaccaaattgggaaggaccatatcaggtgctcgagaacgtcggaaagggatcgtacaggctcggcattataaacagcaaacaactatcaagtaattggaatgtatcacatctaaaacggtactactgctaaggcatGACCCTTCCATATTCCTTTAACTGACCCCTGCCAAAGTCTGAACAAGAGCTAAGATGGACCTTCCGCTTGGAAACACgttgttgcactctttttcccttagaccgattttatcccaaatggatttttcggcaaggtttttaatgaggcaactattgatcgtgctgcactttcaacagtatccgaggacTTCATtcgatcgacctcgaatactggggggtcATTAGGTCCTCACATACATCGAATTCAGATGCAAGAAAGTCATTTTacaacaacagggttccaataggaaaactcgtaagagccaaatggtcaaaacgaaccatgatCATGTAGACTGGCCCGAAAACATGAACAAATGTATAATGaattgagatttattatgcaatcagagttaagaaaaactcaaccattacgcctacgggctactttatcacgagttcgaaacattcactcgactattaagcctacaggctacttccatttcgagttcgagcgagtactcgctcgaccattacgcctacgggctactttatctcgagttcgaaatattcgcttgactattaagcctatgggcttcttccatttcgagttcgagcgagcattcactcgaccattatgcctacgggctactttatctcgagttcgaaacattcactcgactattaagcctacgggcttctTCCATTTCGAATTCGAgcgagcactcactcgaccattatgcctacgggctactttatcTCGAGTTCgtaacattcactcgactattaagcctacgagtttctttcattttgagttcgagcGAGCACTCACTCAAcaattacgcctacgggctactttatctcgagttcgaaacactcacttgactattaagcctatgggctactttatctcgagttcgaaacactcacttgactattaagcctacgggctactttcatttcgagttcgagcgagcactcattcgaccattacgcctacgggctacattatttcgagttcgaaacattcactcaacTATTAGGCCTACGGGCTGCATCGCTTCAAGTTCGAAACATTCAACGGCTAACAAGCCTATAAGCTACTTTTACTTtaagtttgagcaaacactcaacCATTACACCTACTAGCTATATTTATTCAAAGATTGAATCATTGACTCAACTAGCAAGCCTAAaggctacatcacttcaagtcTGAAAAAACAATCGATCGATCATAGAGACTACGAAGTCAACATTTGATTAAAGtcttcacaaaacaaaaacaaatcgaccttgttatatatatacaagattacCTACGTGATTGACTACAAacgtaaaaaatttaaaaactaagcTTCCTGGTCACCCTCTGGGGCCTTTGCTCCACTGTCGAGATCTTCCCCATCCTCAGATCCGCTCTTACTGCCGCCATCATTGtcatcggaagccaaggcttcagctttagcttcgagctctttagccttttttatctcttcagtaaggtcgaaacctcgagcgtgtatctcctcgagggtctccctccgagacctacaCTTAGCAAGCtcggcaacccaatgagctcgagCATCGGCAGTGTCCTCCGCCTCCCGGGCCTCCATCTGAGCGGCCTCGGCATCAGCCCGATACACGgcaatggacttatccgccaagattttcgacgactcaacctccgccttagcctcagcaagccgtatttcaagctcctcgatcttcTTAGCTTGAGCCGACCCCTTTTGCTTGGCGCTTCAAAGTTGAACATCGGCCGATAATAGTTTGGTCAAAATGGTTTCTTTTTCCGCAGCCAGGCGGTCGAGAGTTTCCTTCCACCGATTGCATTCAGCTTTGATTTGATCAACTTCTTCTCGAAGCAGAccgatcttttcaaccttttgttgtagctgagacaacgaagggttaacttccacagtcgAGTCAGGCCCATACTTTAACAaaacgaggctcacctgcttatcaagttctgcctcttcttcacgagccttagccaaatccacttggaggtcctttatagcctcgtccttttggtTGCAAAGAAGTTGCAGAGCGTCTCTATCGCCCGAGACCTTCCGAAGCTCGGCCTTACATTGGCTAAGGTCGACTCGAAACCTATTAATGGCCTGCACAGTAAGGAAAAAACACTagtcaagtatggaaaagaacaaagaaaccaagtgTAGAAAAATCGATTACCCGAGTACTGAAACGTTGGGCCTCCTCTAGTAGAAGAGAAGCGTCACCGATATCGGAAGCATCATCGACTCTAGTAAAGCAATCCCTAAAAGGGCCtcctacactagagcctccgcctatatcgggggtcttcaattTTCGAGCCtcctttaacgcctcctcagaaaatgTTAGAAGACAAGGCGAATGACCCATCTTCATAGCCTCGAGCAAATCACTTGGGGTGCTCCGATCAAGACTCTGAACTTCAGGACCGACCCCGACTGGCACAACCGCCATTGGCTCGAGAGCTCTAGCAACCTCGATAGCTTTCGCAGATCAGATCACCAAAGCCGAGGCGTTATCTTCTTCTAAATTGGATTACCAAAGTCGAAGAGctatcttcttctccttcttctcttggtcgttggaccgagtcaatcgaaagggcaattgcttttctcctcacccttcgagttttgggcttggggtcctctgaccgagaggAAGCTCTTCGCTTCTTATCTTTCCCCTGTTTGGGGACCAGGGACTTCTTTCCTTCTTcaccgctcgaaggcctcaaagcggCATCCCTGGTTACGCCTGCACAAAAGAAAATCGGTAACAAATAAAACACAAAGAATACTTTGAAAGAAACAAGAAGCAAAACCTtgccatgattcttggcctctcatctacctttagccaaatcacgccaagcgcgttcggcgtaagaggaagtcgaggctaacttccgaacccaatcctcgaggtcaggtaccgcttgtggcatccaaagGGCGGATGAATATCAGAGAAGgacattttttataaaataaaataaaataaaatatatatatatatatatatatatatatatatatatatatatatatatatatatatattaagcaaACAAGAatcacttacggtcgaaattccattcttCGGGAAACGACATCTTTTCTTCCGGAATGAGGTCGCGGGTCCTCACTCGAAGGTAACGAcacatccaaccccgatccttgtcttcatcaatactcgacatcaaagccttcgatgcccgacgatgaagtctgattagtcctcgaaagatctGAGGCCGATACAATCGTATGAGGTGATTCAAAGAAAAATTCAGCCCCCCGACTTTGATAGAAAAGAAGCGAAGTGAGATCACTATACGCCAAAAAGAGGGATGGATTTGACCGAGGGTGACCTGGTACCTTTTGTAGAAATCAATAATCACCGGGTCGACAGGtcccaacgtgaaggggtaagtgtaaacacttaaaaacccctccacataaGTGATGACGCTCTCATCGAGGGATGGAATTTGCAACACGACCTCGGGACCCCAATTACAGTCTTTCCTGACGGCCTCGAGGTGACCCTTCATTATAGAGTACATATACgtcgacacatgctcacatcgacCCGGAACGGATGGAGGATTCTCTACCTTAAAATCGGTCTTCAGAGTGCACGGGCTGGGAACATAGTCGTGAATGGACGGCTCCACCGGCGTCTTATCGCCGGACGGgcgtgaagaagaagctttctccttctgaggtacggtTTTCGAAGTTTTCGCCATAGATACGAGAAGAAAGAATgcaaaggaaaatgaaaaattgaCGGTACCAAAAACTCTGGTGTGGATGGCTCTAAAGCAACGAAATAGAGAGTAAAAGATGAAGAGAATTAGGaggattgaagatgtaaaagtgatgAATGGTGGAACGaaaggctatttatagattggaacaatgacggttcaatattagTTGCGGCCGACCACCGTcagacatgcattaaatgcctcggTAAAACCGAGCCGATGGGACAGTTATCGCATACGTCATGGCCGAGACCGATGTAAACGTCAGCATATATCTGATCGAGTTGCTCAGAAATCATATCGTTCCTCGCCACATCCTttttcgagaaacgaggggactatctgtgtacggttaAAACCGTTTGACCCAGTCGTACAGACTGGTCGAGACGATGATGTTTCaatcaaagggtatctgcatGACAAGCTTGGTCGAGGTCCGAAGTAAGGGCATCGAGCTTCGAGCTACAAGACCGACCGATGATAAGCCCGGTATCATTATCGAGTTCGTATCCCAATCGAACTACGAGGTAAAGCTCAGATTATCGAAGATGCCTAGACCGACCAACACTCACCCCGAATATCGATACCCCTAAGGCAGAGTCGAGCTCGAACCAAGACCGAGAGCTCGATCCAATACCAAGCTCGAGCCAgaatcgagctcgcagacaagagccgttgcaaccacattatgggagagaatctcggcagaaatcaaggaagagacaaatcatcatgggtcTTCCACTAAATGCATTATTTTATTATAGATAAAGCAATAACCCTCTATTGTAAAAGGGAGGATCCTTATAAGCTATAGAGAGAGGATAAGATTGCAATAGACAGATTTTCCCTCATATAAAAAGATATCTCTTTGTGCTTGATTTATTTGATCTCATCAATTTCTCTGTTCATCATTTTCTATCCTCATTGTCAGAATACtcgtattgttatttttgtatCAAAGGATATTACGTATctttagaaccatacataaatttaacgttatccgatttttcgggtaaacaatactattttacttcacaattttATAAGCTTGAAATTACTTAAACTCTAATTACATGCGTGGACCGAACTAAGGTAATAAAATGAATTTTAGTTGTTAAACTAAAAACTAGAAGTTCGAAAATGCGCGAATTTGATTCTTGTTTAAGTGGTGGGGAATGGAGAACTAACATTTTGAGGAATTCAAAATTAGACTGGATTAATATcaaactttctctcttaaattGTTTTTCCATTTGAGTAATCATTGTTAtgagaaacataacaaaagtccACAATAGCTGCAAGTGAATTACAAGGAAcgtaattggaaaaaaaaaaacataaaaaatttatttaataatctTCAAAAATGCAAGTTGATTCCAATATAATGTGTAGGTCTTTTCCAACAAGAAGTTGAACCCAGGTGCAATTATTCAACATTAATTGAAATACAATACATATCAAACTTTTATTACAAACAAAATAAAGTTTCACATTACAAGAAGACAAATGAATTAGGAAAAACATTAGCTTAATTAgtataaaaaaatattagttaTTTTTCCAACACAACCATCTTTTTTTAATTAATCTTAGAAAAATCAACAGTTACTTTCCCATCATGAGCTTTTCTAAAGAAATGCTTGACATAATCTGAGTACAAAACTTGCTTGTAAATTGCCTTCTCTCCATTCTTAACCACTTCTGGCAAAGGACCAATCAAATCATTAGGTTTAggatttacaaaaataggcactGAAATCCTATTATTGCATCCATTAGCCATAACTCGATGCTCAATACTCTTGTATTTTCCATTATTCATAATTTGCAAAGCATCTCTAATATTAATCACAATTGCTCCATCAATTGGTGGGATATGAACCCAAGAATTACTGTCCAATTTTTTCACGTAAAGTCCTCCAATATTATCTTGAAGAAGAATGGTTAGTGTTGAAACATCAGAATGACGACCTACTCCCACTGTTAATTCAGGATTAGGACATTTAGGATAGTAATTAAGATTAATCCTCTTTGGACCCATTAGAAATAATTGTTGGTTTgaatttgtttattgtttttGATGTACGTAGGATTTAAGTTGTACGTGTAGTGTTAGTATTGTATTCTATTATTGTTAGATTTTTTTTAGTATTACTTGTTATTCCTTTCGCTTCGTTTTCTTACTGTCTTGTTGTTGTTACTGGTTGGTGCTACTGCTTTTCTTTGTGTCTTTTGTGAGCTAAagatctatcggaaacaacctctctacctagAGGCGTatcttatgtactcttagaggcttgtagctagatgtcatgtatacagatacttgtgtggccttgtcagcctacgttataagtatataatggatcacattggtattataggcccatatgtcttatgtataagttggtatttcatgttgtattttacttatcTCATGGCAGCTCTCCAGCTCAGTTATTTataatagtatgatacgaaaagatacgttatgttggtactcgtttgagtaaggtaccgggtgcccattcgcggcccatcggtttgggtcgtgacaaaagtggtatcagagcagttctgtcctagggagtctacaagtcgtgtctagtagagtcttgtttatgggtgtgtcgtgcaccacacttataagtaggaggctacatggcatttaggactgtcactcttccTTCTtatcgaaagttatgggttcagttgaacccgtccCCAGAATACCACATCCGCCCCTGTCTCTACCTtcaaggtaagggtaaggtctacgtatacactacccttcccagatcccacttgtggggttacactagttttttttttttttttttttttttttgtgcacTAATAGTTTAACCAACTATAGTTATTATCCTGTTTTTCGagttaccatagcaaatttcttaTGAAGACTTACCTATTATTGTAGATCAAGTTAAGTGTTGTTGCGCAACATATTTATACACTGTCAGTCTGTCACTGTACAAAGTTTAAACTCTTAATATTAACTTGCATCTTGCTGATGTTTCCTAGACACGTGGCCACTCTGCCATTTTTTTGCCCATCTTATGCTATATAGTAATAGATTATGCTCATCACGAGGGAATAAGTAAAGGGAAATACATACTATTGAATATATTGAGTGATTccaataaatattaaataaaggcACAAGTGGAGAAGAGGAATAGccagttttgatattgcttgAAATTTGAATCGCACCATTGTTCTGCTTGCGGACAAGAAATGCGCAGAATACAAGCAAATCACGTGTTGTAGGGCATTTTGATAATAAAAAGAACGTATTAAATATATCTTTTGTTCTGTTTCTTAATTCTTTGTTTGGtgtgggggggagggggagtAATTCCGCCTATCGGTCTCAAGCCCGGACAAAGAAGGATTGTAATTAGTGTAAAAGTTGTCAATTCAAGATGAATCCTCATACATAAAAaatgtactccctccgtttcaatttagatgagttaGTTTAATTCGACACGGagtttacaaaaagaaaaaaagacttttgaaacttgtggtcttaaaagcttaaggagtAAAAGCTTTGTTGAGCCATGacatttgtatggttataaaaacttctcattaagggtaaaatgagtaaaatgaagTGTTTAAAAGTGAATTATTTTCAATTGtataaatgtgtcattctttttgaaacagactaataaaaaaaatatgtcatctaaattgaaaacAGACGGAGTAATTATTATTGATGTCAGGGAATCTGGAAGTGTAGGataagagaaaggaaaaaaagtgtGCATATTTTACATTCGGtagccaaaaaaaatataaaattaatataatttttgtatcaaatatatatatatatatatatgtatatatgactATTATTTTGATAGtgactatacaatgtcattttccaaACCTAATCCACGACACAGCCTCGGGCCTTTAGCATGTTTACTATAGGAACGTGGGGGATGTTTTTCATCCTAAATAATCATTTATAAAAACTAAATACGTATTCTAGGCATGTTAGACTAATTTTAAGTAATATTGGTAAAATAATGGTATACTGTTTTACTTCACAATTTTATAAGCTTGAAATTACTTAAACTCTAATTACATGCGTGGACCGAACTAAGGTAATAAAATGAATTTTAGTTGTTAAACTAAAAACTAGAAGTTCGAAAATGTGCGAATTTGATTCTTGTTTAAGTGGTGGGGAATAGAGAACTAATATTTTGAGGAATTCAAAATTAGACTGGATTAATATcaaactttctctcttaaattGTTTTTCCATTTGAGTAATCATTGTTATGGCTTATGAGAAACATAATAAAAGTCCACAATAGGTGCAAGTGAATTACGAGGAacgtaattgaaaaaaaaagcattaaaaaattatttagtaATCTTCAAAAATGCAAGTTGATTCCAATATAATGTGTAGGTCTTTTCCAACAAGAAGTTGATCCCAAGTGCAATTATTCAACATTAATTGAAATACAATACATATCAAACTTTTATTACAAACAAAATAAAGTTTCACATTACAAGAAGACAAATGAATTAGGAAAAACATTAGCTTAATtagtataaaaaaaaatattagttatTTTTCCAACACAACCATCTTTTTTTAATTAATCTTAGCAAAATCAACAGTTTCTTTCCCATCATGAGCTTTTCTAAAGAAATGCTTGACATAATCTGAGTATAAAACTTGCTTATAAATTGCCTTCTCTCCATTCTTAACCACTTCTGGCAAAGGACCAATCAAATCATTAGGTTTAggatttacaaaaataggcactGAAATCCTATTATTGCATCCATTAGCCATAACTCGATGCTCAATACTCTTGTATTTTCCATTACTCATAATTTGCAAAGCATCTCCAATATTAATCACAATTGCTCCATCAATTGGTGGGATATGAACCCAAGAATTACTGTCCAATTTTTTCACGTAAAGTCCTCCAATATTATCTTGAAGAAGAATGGTTAGTGTTGAAACATCAGAATGACGACCTACTCCCACTGTTAATTCAGGATTAGGACATTTAGGATAGTAATTAAGATTAATTCTCTTTGAACCCATTAGAAGTGATTCTTTAGTTTGATCTATCTCATTTATGTTTAGTCCTTTCATAAGTGCCTTCAAAAGCTTCTTGATTACAATTTCAGAGTTTCTCAAGAATTCTAGTGCTTCATCCCTGCAAGAAAAATACACCATTATATTAAGCCAATGTATTATAAATTTTCAATCCCATCTTAAAAAGAATGatatgaaggggagccttggcgtaactagtAAAGTTGCTGACATGTGACCagggaggtcacggg is drawn from Nicotiana tabacum cultivar K326 chromosome 9, ASM71507v2, whole genome shotgun sequence and contains these coding sequences:
- the LOC107806106 gene encoding feruloyl CoA ortho-hydroxylase F6H1-3-like, with amino-acid sequence MPTTLSSNVSNNITEFVLNEGNGVKGLSELGLKTLPKQYIQPLQERITTSTIIVDDSIPIIHMSNWDDNNPIICEKICDAAEKWGFFQIINHGIPLEVLDTVKAATYRFFRQSAEEKNKHSKENSTTNNVRYGTSFTPQAEKALEWKDYLSLFYVSDEESAALWPSACRDEALEFLRNSEIVIKKLLKALMKGLNINEIDQTKESLLMGSKRINLNYYPKCPNPELTVGVGRHSDVSTLTILLQDNIGGLYVKKLDSNSWVHIPPIDGAIVINIGDALQIMSNGKYKSIEHRVMANGCNNRISVPIFVNPKPNDLIGPLPEVVKNGEKAIYKQVLYSDYVKHFFRKAHDGKETVDFAKIN
- the LOC142164139 gene encoding feruloyl CoA ortho-hydroxylase F6H1-3-like: MGPKRINLNYYPKCPNPELTVGVGRHSDVSTLTILLQDNIGGLYVKKLDSNSWVHIPPIDGAIVINIRDALQIMNNGKYKSIEHRVMANGCNNRISVPIFVNPKPNDLIGPLPEVVKNGEKAIYKQVLYSDYVKHFFRKAHDGKVTVDFSKIN